Below is a window of Christensenella minuta DNA.
CCCCTGATGATGCGCACGGGAATCAAGATGCTCGGCCTGCATGCGCAGGAGGCGGCGATGGTAGGCGACCGCATGGATACGGATGTGGTCGCAGGGCTGGAATCGGGGCTTGATACGGTGCTGGTGCTGTCCGGCGTGAGCACGCGGGCGACAATTGAGGAATACCCCTACCGGCCCAAATATGTGCTCGACGGAGTTGGCAATATCGTACCGTGAGAATACGCGGGATTTTGAGAAGCGGTTCCGGTGAAGTGAAGCGATGAAGCATAAAAGGCGGCTCGAATTTATTCTTTGCGCAGCGTGCGGAATTTTCTGCGCGCTGTGTTTCGATGTGGCGGCGCTTGCTCCCTTCCTGTGGGCGGCGCTCGCGCCGGTGTTCTTCGCGTTGCTGAAAAACAGGAAGGAGCGCCGCAGGACGATCCTTTGCGCGTGCGCGTTTGCATTTGCCCTGGCGTTTGTTTATTACGCGCAAATGCTTTCGCTTGATATCTCCGCGCGGGCAGGCCAAGCAACCGGCATACTGCTTGCAGCGGCGTGGCTTGGGCTCGGGGCGGCGCACGGTGCGGTATTTGCTGCGGCTCTTTCCGCGGGCGCACTCCTGAAATGCCCGGGCGGTCTGCGCGCACTGCTGTTTGCCGTGCTCGGGACGGGCGCGGAATGGCTGCTCGGCGCGGGTGTGCTGGGCCTTCCGTTCCTGCGCCTCGGGCTCACCCAATGGCGGCTTTTGCCGCTTACCCAGTCGGCGCCGCTGTTTGGCGTCCTTTTTATCAGTTTTCTGATCGTCTTTGTGAACGTGCTCCTTGCACAAGCCGCTTTGGAGACGGGCAAGGGCAGGCTGCGGTATCTCGCAGCGGCGGTACTGGTGTTCCTTGCCAACCTTGCGGGCGGCATGTTTGCGCTCGGCAGCGGGACGGAAGAACCGGATACCGGGATCGCGGCGGTACAAATGAACGTTCCCTTCTGGCAAAACGGAGGGGAAGGAAGGTTTGAAAAAGCGTTGGCGCTGGCGGAAGAAGCGGCCGGAGAGAGGCCGGCCCTCATCATCCTGCCGGAAAATTCGGCGTACGGATCCTTTGCCGAAGCAACAGAGGTCAGCGGCCCGGTCGCAAAGCTGGCACGAGGCTCCGGAGTCTACGTGCTGACCGGCGTTTACGGCATCCACGGCTATCAGCTCAGGAATTCGGTCTTCCTGACCGCGCCGGACGGAGAGATCGCGGATGTTTACCATAAACAGCGGCTGGTTCCCTTCTTTGAAAACGGGTATGAACGGAAATTTTCCTTTGCAGATGGGAAAGAACGCGGTATCTTTGAGACGGCCTATGGGGCGGTAGGCGTGATGATCTGCTTCGAGAGCCTTTTTCCGGATATTGCGTCCCAAACCGCCGCCGGAGGCGCGGAGCTTCTTGTCGTTGCGACGAACGATTCATGGTTCAAAAGCGATGTTCCTCTGGCGAGGCACCTTGCCCAGTCTGTGCTGCGGGCTCAGGAAACGGGGCGGTGGCTGGTACAGGCGGGAAATACGGGGATGACGGCGATCGTTTCCCCCACAGGAGAACTCACGG
It encodes the following:
- the lnt gene encoding apolipoprotein N-acyltransferase, which encodes MKHKRRLEFILCAACGIFCALCFDVAALAPFLWAALAPVFFALLKNRKERRRTILCACAFAFALAFVYYAQMLSLDISARAGQATGILLAAAWLGLGAAHGAVFAAALSAGALLKCPGGLRALLFAVLGTGAEWLLGAGVLGLPFLRLGLTQWRLLPLTQSAPLFGVLFISFLIVFVNVLLAQAALETGKGRLRYLAAAVLVFLANLAGGMFALGSGTEEPDTGIAAVQMNVPFWQNGGEGRFEKALALAEEAAGERPALIILPENSAYGSFAEATEVSGPVAKLARGSGVYVLTGVYGIHGYQLRNSVFLTAPDGEIADVYHKQRLVPFFENGYERKFSFADGKERGIFETAYGAVGVMICFESLFPDIASQTAAGGAELLVVATNDSWFKSDVPLARHLAQSVLRAQETGRWLVQAGNTGMTAIVSPTGELTAALEADTDGVLAGSVAFRQEKTGYLAGGDWWLAAAAVAAALGAAVAYKKRI